DNA sequence from the Xanthobacter dioxanivorans genome:
GAAGCCGCTGGGAGCGCTTTGGGGGATGCTGGTGGAGGATTTATCGTCCGAGAGGTTAAACGCCCGCAGAAGGCCGCCTGACCGGCTTTGCGCCCCCTTCCAGACAAAGCAGATCGCATGACCGATCAGGCTTCCGACCTTTCGCGACGATGGCCGGGCTGCGGGATGCTGGGAAGTTACTCCTGAACGGGGAGTCGAGCGACCAAAAACCACCAAATTCGATTCATCGGCTTGTTCTGAGATTCTGATGATGTTCGGTAAAAAAGTGTTCTGAGATGTTCTGTTATGTTCTGTATCTATATATGGCGCCACCAAGTCTGCGTGGAATGCGCCACCAAGTCTGCGTGGAATGCGCCACCAAGTCTGCGTGGCAAATCGGGGTGGGCGCCACCAAGTCTGCGTAGGTGCGCCACCAAGTCTGCGTAGTGCATAGCGTAAGCCGTTGAAAACAAAGATGCCAAAAAACAGGCGGGCGCCACCAAGTCTGCGTGCCGGATTCCGGCTCGGGAGGCGCCACCAAGTCTGCGTATTCCGGAGCTTCGGCGACGGCTCGGAGGCGCCAGTAAGTCTGCGTGCTTCCGACCCTCGCCGAGGTGGGTAAGGGCGCCACCAAGTCTGCGTAACCTGGCCCCGGGAAGCGCGAGAGGTTGGGAAATGAGGTTCGGCGCGGCGCACGGGAGCCACGGCGGTGCGCAGGCGCCACCAAGTCTGCGTATACAACAGCTTGACGAATCAGGATTTTCTTGCAGCTCGGGGAGCTGGAAGCGCGAGCACGTGGGGATCGGCGGGCTCCATGACCAAGCCGTCTTCGGTGACCTTGACGGGGATCTTGGGGAGCACCTCCTTGAGGTGAGCCAGATCCTGGGCGAACTGCGCGCGGAAGGCGCGCGGCCTGGCGAAGGACCCCCGAACTGTTCCGCAAGGGCCTTCCAGCTGACGCGCAACGTGGTGTCGATGTTGTGGAGACGGTAGCCCATCCAGGTGTAGAGGTCGAGCTTGCGGGCCGATCCGGCGAACGTCCGGATGACGTGGGCGCTGACCGGTAAGGCGTGCCGGTCGAGCGATTTATAGAAGGCGTCGTTGAACGTCACCGTGTCCGGCCAGAACATCTTCTGGTCCGGGTTGATGTTGGGCGGCAGCCACACGTCGATGGAATCGAAGGGCGTGATGCGCCGGGTGCGGGCGGTCTGCCCTGCCCCGTCCCATACGCCGATCTTCATGTCACAGGCCGCGAGGGCGTTCAGCTGTTCCTTGAATGCCTGGAGGGTCCCCTTCTTCCCGCCGGTGACCGGAAAGCCCATGTCCCGGATGAAGCCGGAAAGGCTGTCGGCGATCTCGATGGTGGGGTTTTTCTGCCGGATGGCTTCGGAGCATAGGTAGATCATGATGAGCCGGGCCTTCGGACCGAAGGGCAGCGGCTGCTGCACCCATTGCTGATCCTTGCCGGTGAGTTCACCGGCCTGGATGAGGAGGCTCATGTTGCCCTGCTGCTTCTCGAAGCGGCGCACCTCCGGCGGTGGGCGGTCATAGGGCATGCCGCAGACGGCGATGACACTGTGGATGTGGCGCAGGTCGGCCGGAGTGGGCTGGGTGTTCTCGATGACTTCCCGGATGATGGCGCGGCGACGCCGTTCGCGGGCATGACCGCGAGGGCCTGGGCCTTGGCTTCCTCCGCCTGGCGCTCGTCGTCGCGGCGGCGCTGGGTGGTGACCAGGATGCCCACCTGCTGCTCGAACAAGAATTTCCCGCGCGCCTCTTCGAGTTTGGCGCGCAGGTCCTCGTCGCGAATCAGGTGCTCGTCCGGGTGCCGCATCACATCATGCTATGCCGTGCGACAAGACGGCGGAAGGGTTCGCGGCTGGATTGTGCCCAAGGAACCGGCACGACAGCATATTTATGCTATAGCATAAAAGCATAATTATGCCTTACCCTTGCGGGTGATCTCGTCGATGGACGGGTGAAGGCGGGATGTCAGCACGTGGTCGATGCCCTCGCGCAGAAGGTCGTGGACCTTCTTGCGCTCCACATGGGCGATCTCGCGCAGCACGTCATGCACGGCGTGCGAGAGGTAGAGGCTGGTGCGGAACATGTCCCCCTCCCTTTTGCGGGGGCGGCGGATTCCACCACGCGGGCGTCCTCGGCGGCGGGAAGCATCGGGGCTGGCGCGGGTGCGGGCTTCGCCTTTTGGGCGGCGGGGGCCTTTTGGGGCACCGTTGCAAAGTCTGATGCGTCGAAAATGGAAGGTCTGCGGCTCATTGGGTCACCTCCGGGGCTTGGCGATTGATCCAGGCCCACAGGGCGCGGACTTCCTCGGCGGCGCGTCCCTTGGGGGCAAACTCGGTCACTCCCTGCCCGGCCGCGAAAGCGTCTTGATAGTCGGTGCGGGAGCAAATGGGCGGTTCGGCCAGGAAGCCGAGGGCCGAAAGCCCGGCGGCCATGTCGGCGGCGCGTGAGCTGCGGCCGGAGCTGGGGCACTGGTTGAGCACGAAGGCAAAGGGCTTGTCACCACGCATCAGCGCCCGGACAGTCTGCTGCACGGCCATGGCATCGAGGCGGGTCGGCCGGATGGGGACCAGGCACCAGCTGGCGGCTTCCATGGCCTTGTGGGTGGCGGTGTTGTCGGCGCCGGGCGTGTCGATGATGACCAGGCTAAAGCCCTTGTTGGCCAGGCCGCGCACCATGTCGGGCAGCTGAGCGACGTTCTTTGCCGGGAACGTCTCAACAAT
Encoded proteins:
- a CDS encoding replication protein RepA, translated to MSLLIQAGELTGKDQQWVQQPLPFGPKARLIMIYLCSEAIRQKNPTIEIADSLSGFIRDMGFPVTGGKKGTLQAFKEQLNALAACDMKIGVWDGAGQTARTRRITPFDSIDVWLPPNINPDQKMFWPDTVTFNDAFYKSLDRHALPVSAHVIRTFAGSARKLDLYTWMGYRLHNIDTTLRVSWKALAEQFGGPSPGRAPSARSSPRIWLTSRRCSPRSPSRSPKTAWSWSPPIPTCSRFQLPELQENPDSSSCCIRRLGGACAPPWLPCAAPNLISQPLALPGARLRRLGGALTHLGEGRKHADLLAPPSRRRSSGIRRLGGASRAGIRHADLVAPACFLASLFSTAYAMHYADLVAHLRRLGGAHPDLPRRLGGAFHADLVAHSTQTWWRHI
- a CDS encoding ParA family protein, with product MKIITLTTQKGGTGKTTLATSLAVAAMEAGETVAAFDLDPQGSLARWGELRTAETPIVETFPAKNVAQLPDMVRGLANKGFSLVIIDTPGADNTATHKAMEAASWCLVPIRPTRLDAMAVQQTVRALMRGDKPFAFVLNQCPSSGRSSRAADMAAGLSALGFLAEPPICSRTDYQDAFAAGQGVTEFAPKGRAAEEVRALWAWINRQAPEVTQ